One Anopheles marshallii chromosome 3, idAnoMarsDA_429_01, whole genome shotgun sequence genomic region harbors:
- the LOC128712394 gene encoding rab3 GTPase-activating protein catalytic subunit-like yields MNFDSVQYTPGVASGFPDSRTCLLHQKLQMLNVCMERRTLRDGGLPFAMRPSTTGTTGSGPGAGTGGGDQSDEEFFDCSDDEQESGATGRLSRLGNMLLVNSDEPLYIPVTQEPVPKTEDQLEDDAEVMLKLGPGSELCTQMMSASLLSDMESFKAANPTGQLEDFIRWYSPRDWIEDEPVDEQDPFGRKGHLSARMLIPGNTWQTVWEGARPIPARRQKRLFDDTREAEKVLHFLESRTIGQIAQLTMATLFHVGVLTLTQHATPDRAVVPQFEETIDHMTAACCRLSRENWSNGTTGTGPARANSQTKYEQQLLAEMMQLECTVTQARSLQRKLFPVGSSESSPLSDEKLAQERQLVQGLLQARETNLLEGANSPTAGQLMGLFAEAKRAANEQGNNEQQQQSSGNTLPDPIEKQFTLRLSGNTVSKGAGSPQFLRAILMPQEFRLCGAFSRNTTFY; encoded by the exons CGTGGCCAGCGGCTTCCCGGACTCGAGAACCTGCCTGCTACACCAGAAGCTGCAGATGCTGAACGTGTGCATGGAACGGCGCACGCTACGTGACGGTGGACTCCCGTTTGCAATGCGACCAAGCACAACAGGAACCACGGGATCCGGACCGGGAGCGGGAACCGGTGGTGGTGACCAGTCGGATGAAGAGTTCTTTGACTGTTCGGACGATGAGCAAGAGTCCGGTGCAACAGGACGGTTGTCTCGGCTCGGCAACATGCTGCTGGTAAACTCGGACGAACCGTTGTACATTCCGGTCACGCAAGAACCCGTCCCGAAGACGGAGGATCAGCTCGAAGACGATGCGGAGGTAATGCTAAAGCTCGGTCCCGGCAGTGAGCTCTGCACGCAGATGATGAGCGCATCGCTGCTGTCCGACATGGAAAGCTTTAAGGCGGCCAACCCGACCGGACAGCTGGAAGACTTTATCCGGTGGTACAGTCCGCGCGATTGGATCGAGGACGAACCGGTGGATGAGCAGGACCCGTTCGGTCGGAAAGGGCACCTAAGCGCACGGATGCTGATTCCGGGCAATACCTGGCAGACGGTATGGGAAGGTGCCAGGCCCATCCCGGCACGACGTCAAAAGCGGCTGTTCGATGATACACGCGAAGCGGAGAAGGTTCTGCACTTCCTAGAGTCGCGTACGATCGGCCAGATTGCTCAACTTACGATGGCCACACTGTTTCACGTTGGCGTACTAACGCTGACGCAACATGCCACCCCGGATCGGGCCGTTGTTCCGCAGTTCGAAGAAACGATTGACCACATGACAGCGGCCTGTTGTCGATTGTCGCGAGAAAACTGGAGCAACGGCACAACCGGAACCGGTCCCGCACGGGCCAACTCTCAAACCAAGTACGAACAGCAGTTACTCGCTGAAATGATGCAGCTCGAATGTACCGTCACACAGGCACGCAGCTTACAGCGAAAGCTGTTCCCGGTTGGATCGAGCGAAAGCTCTCCGTTGTCCGACGAAAAGCTCGCGCAAGAAAGGCAGCTTGTACAGGGTTTGTTGCAAGCGCGTGAAACAAATCTACTAGAGGGCGCTAACAGTCCCACGGCCGGTCAGTTGATGGGGTTGTTTGCTGAAGCTAAAAGAGCGGCAAACGAACAAGGAAAcaacgagcagcagcagcagtcgaGTGGCAAT ACCCTGCCGGATCCAATCGAAAAACAGTTTACTCTGCGGCTTAGTGGCAACACCGTCAGCAAGGGTGCAGGGTCACCACAATTTTTaag AGCAATACTGATGCCACAAGAATTTCGTCTATGTGGAGCGTTCAGCCGCAATACTACATTTTACTAG
- the LOC128715613 gene encoding dual specificity tyrosine-phosphorylation-regulated kinase 4 — translation MNPKSDDTPVSRYGQICSFLFHLKVLMGYAVYNYFSQHFVTVLLRRLFCPVVVQLDSDKCWRERDQTTQLCEAIRPEFAGLSGTRNVVRTGHSSKSTGTNMIDAHGNALPPLSPSSNNNTTTELENDKPMLPMTPAKALDYHGVHLTDFEKQEIEKYKEIYYLGLDARKINAKAGIGPNSGFDDENGCYQKIVHDHICYRYEILEIIGKGSFGQVIRALDHKTKQYVAIKIIRNKKRFHHQALVEVRILDELRKKDADGSHHVIHMLDYFYFRNHLCITFELMSLNLYELIKKNNYQGFSLSLIKRFCNSIVKCLRFLDELDIIHCDLKPENVLLKQRGSSTIKVIDFGSSCFSDRTVYTYIQSRFYRSPEVILGYPYDKAIDMWSLGCILAELYTGYPLFPGENEVEQLACIMEILGIPSKEIFQLATRKRLFFDSRGVPRCITNSKGRKRKPGSKTLSQALRCNDTVFIDFVSKCLEWDPHKRMTPEQAARHEWLQVSASKAYFGSKSKESSDTQLNFLHKQQRSQPMTPNTILPEIKTPSNRTLRFTKERVKATDLETAQQQSSLHRLTNVRKVTATGLTNITNNNHGISHHLHAGAVGGSGGSNNNNINTSGSTQTINGTSKYASSTSSAHHHHHHHGSAMPHSQSTGDVSAIFGRA, via the exons GTTCAGCTGGACAGTGATAAGTGTTGGAGAGAGCGTGACCAGACAACGCAGCTGTGCGAAGCGATCCGGCCGGAGTTTGCCGGCTTGAGCGGTACCAGGAACGTCGTCCGAACTGGccacagcagcaaaagcaccGGCACCAACATGATTGACGCCCACGGTAACGCCTTACCACCGCTCAGTCCctccagcaacaacaacaccacaacCGAGCTGGAGAATGACAAACCGATGCTACCGATGACACCCGCAA AAGCGCTCGATTACCATGGCGTACACTTGACGGACTTCGAAAAGCAGGAAATCGAGAAGTACAAGGAAATTTACTATCTCGGGCTGGACGCACGCAAAATCAACGCAAAGGCAGGCATTGGCCCTAATTCTGGTTTCGATGACGAGAATGGATGCTATCAGAAG ATTGTACACGATCACATCTGCTACCGGTACGAGATCCTGGAGATCATTGGCAAGGGCAGCTTCGGACAGGTGATCCGAGCACTGgaccacaaaaccaaacagtaCGTGGCAATCAAGATCATCCGCAACAAGAAGCGCTTCCATCATCAGGCCCTCGTCGAAGTTCGGATACTGGACGAGCTGCGGAAGAAGGATGCCGACGGAAGCCACCATGTCATTCACATGCTCGATTACTTCTACTTCCGCAACCATCTCTGCATCACGTTCGAGCTTATGAG CCTCAACCTGTACGAGCTGATCAAAAAGAACAACTACCAAGGATTCAGCCTGAGCCTCATCAAGCGGTTCTGCAACTCGATCGTTAAGTGTTTAAGATTTCTCGACGAGTTGGACATCATTCACTGTGATCTAAAGCCG GAAAACGTGCTACTGAAACAGCGTGGCAGTAGCACGATAAAGGTCATCGATTTCGGCAGCTCGTGCTTTTCGGACCGAACCGTCTACACCTACATCCAGTCCCGGTTTTACCGATCGCCGGAAGTCATCCTCGGCTACCCGTACGACAAGGCGATCGATATGTGGAGCTTAG GATGCATTTTGGCCGAGCTGTACACCGGATATCCACTGTTCCCAGGCGAGAACGAAGTCGAACAGCTGGCGTGCATAATGGAAATATTGGGCATACCGTCCAAAGAGATCTTCCAGCTGGCGACCAGGAAACGATTATTCTTCG ATTCACGAGGAGTTCCACGGTGCATAACCAACTCGAAGGGACGCAAGAGGAAACCGGGCTCGAAGACACTGTCGCAAGCGCTACGATGCAACGATACCGTATTCATCGATTTCGTCAGCAAATGTTTGGA GTGGGATCCCCATAAGCGTATGACGCCGGAGCAGGCGGCACGGCACGAATGGCTCCAGGTGAGCGCATCCAAGGCCTACTTCGGCTCCAAGTCCAAGGAAAGCAGCGACACCCAGCTGAACTTCCTTCACAAGCAACAACGATCTCAGCCAATGACACCAAACACCATCCTGCCAGAGATAAAGACTCCCTCCAACCGTACGCTACGGTTTACCAAAGAGCGCGTCAAAG CAACTGATCTCGAAACGGCACAACAGCAATCCTCATTACATCGGTTGACTAACGTCCGGAAGGTAACAGCGACCGGCCTAACGaacatcaccaacaacaaccacggtaTCAGCCATCACTTGCACGCCGGTGCGGTAGGTGGAAGCGGaggtagcaacaacaacaatatcaACACCAGCGGCAGCACGCAGACAATAAACGGGACGTCCAAGTACGCGTCGTCGACGTCGTCCgcgcaccatcatcaccaccatcacggtAGCGCGATGCCCCATTCGCAAAGTACCGGCGACGTGTCGGCCATCTTCGGCCGGGCATGA